One segment of Salvia splendens isolate huo1 chromosome 20, SspV2, whole genome shotgun sequence DNA contains the following:
- the LOC121782788 gene encoding uncharacterized protein LOC121782788 — MIEVNEPQFPKMLLNLMSFEEITQIDIIGVVVDTGKIVTHSTYRLIEIRLSDSDHNMLFCTLWGDVVDSYLQQLEGIKGEMPIIIVQFCKPTLFRCTIRVSTHFNTSRVYINQDIDEISKFKERISGDVAFLSQESIYHFTDTRVSNEFDGLVVKTLADVQEDVDGSYWICGRIEDVECHYGQWSYMACKQCVKKVVKVKNGFNCEECDNSDGIAIPRFRFIVNVVDGSSNASLLLCDRECVQLLGKKVDEIQLGHEELGADEYIPPEIEEKLLGQTLLFRIHVKTSNEYWIDKPYTVNKICNDPQIVDKYIPPTLDSRCSNSGLEISPTLEGLSPFAGTDVVLHGSTSGANDTHTKLIAKDSLKRSLDVEILGQTIVVGGDQKKLMIKQENN; from the exons ATGATTGAAGTTAATGAGCCTCAATTTCCAAAAATGCTTTTAAATTTGATGTCATTTGAGGAGATTACGCAGATTG ATATCATTGGTGTGGTTGTCGACACTGGAAAAATTGTTACGCATTCTACATATAGACTCATCGAAATCCGGCTATCAGATTCCGA CCATAACATGCTTTTTTGCACATTGTGGGGAGATGTTGTTGATTCCTATCTTCAACAACTAGAAGGAATTAAAGGAGAAATGCCCATTATTATTGTCCAATTTTGCAAGCCAACTTTGTTTCGCT GCACGATTCGTGTGAGTACCCATTTTAATACATCTAGGGTTTACATCAACCAAGATATTGATGAGATTTCCAAGTTCAAAGAGAG GATTTCTGGTGACGTCGCTTTCTTGTCCCAAGaatcaatttatcattttacTGATACAAGGGTGTCTAATGAATTTGATGGCTTGGTCGTAAAAACTCTTGCAGATGTACAAGAAGATGTG GATGGTTCTTACTGGATTTGTGGTAGAATTGAAGATGTTGAGTGTCATTATGGCCAATGGTCATACATGGCATGCAAACAATGTGTCAAAAAGGTTGTGAAGGTTAAGAATGGGTTCAACTGTGAGGAATGTGATAATTCTGATGGAATTGCCATTCCGAG GTTCCGGTTCATCGTGAACGTTGTTGATGGTAGTAGCAATGCATCATTGCTATTATGTGATCGAGAATGTGTCCAACTATTAGGGAAAAAAGTTGATGAAATTCAACTTGGCCATGAGGAG ctTGGAGCTGATGAATATATTCCTCCTGAGATTGAAGAAAAACTTTTGGGGCAAACTTTACTATTTAGAATCCATGTAAAAACCAGTAATGAGTATTGGATTGATAAACCATACACAGTGAATAAAATTTGTAATGACCCTCAAATCGTCGATAAGTACATTCCTCCAACTTTGGACTCAAGGTGTTCAAATTCAGGATTGGAAATTTCTCCCACTTTGGAAGGACTTTCTCCG TTTGCTGGAACGGACGTTGTTCTGCATGGCTCTACCTCTGGTGCCAACGACACTCATACTAAATTGATTGCTAAAGATTCATTGAAAAGAAGTTTGGATGTTGAAATTTTAGGACAAACGATTGTTGTTGGTGGTGATCAGAAGAAATTAATGATCAAACAAGAGAATAATTAG